Proteins found in one Pyrus communis chromosome 15, drPyrComm1.1, whole genome shotgun sequence genomic segment:
- the LOC137717126 gene encoding uncharacterized protein, giving the protein MDRKLAEIFSYSESLYQLWEAVKEMYGSQNNAARVFQLKKDISDLQQDGKPFVQLLGSMKSMWNELEIYRPHTTDATLLRKRAEEDKIFQLLSSLDSTYEDLRCHILMNIKLPSFTSVCATIQREEVRRKVMNIGTTTSVPEARAYITNEKRYKGKHPNLKCQHCNNIGHVKDTCWILHPELKPEFMKDNKGVQRMNRAPHRANHASTSTSNGPDPLKNFTANPAELMNEFMSYLQSKKGVAGSDCADSIEEGNSTTLLGKFAGFLADTKSVPQEDMQDSGATDHMTNHVSKSQKFEKFANPSQVSIANGENVKDCATKKTIGEGFYLDGLYYISKSNPRGFQAKLNHIQDNQLWHQRLAHPSSPILSTLFPNLGKDDISCETCHLSKSTRLPFNSSLSRTSKCFELVHSDVWGPTSESFDGYKYFVIFVDDFSRVTCKSNEITAQGDGILDVFPLPRIELDEPHQHELSYVNVDDSPNEDSNEGSHSEDTLHDNCDNEDNANDYQEPQNFHEANSQEVWKEAMQEELKALDQHNTWSITKLPTGKKAVGCKWIYKLKFKSDGSIERHKARLVARGFTQTFEVDYKETFAPVAKMNTVRVLLSVAVNKGWSMYQMDVKNAFLHGNLKEEVYMKLPPGHPQSNEPNVVCRLHKAIYGLKQSPRAWYAKLSSVLTSGGFKSSNADSSLFVRTGAVGTLVVLIYVDDLIITGDNTDEISTLKQSLRQRFAIKDLGILKYFLGIEVATLHKGLFLNQRKYVLDLLNDANMSDAKPATTHLDSKQKPSLKGTPLTDITHYQRLVGKLIYLTITRPDIIYSATQSIVSPPPAIVHLSVETWSPGKVKKQIVIARSSAEAEYRAMASTACELIWLKGLLCDLGFPVQSQVIQTRYTRSFDQLADIFTKPLASHRFQWLLFKLGSINLLDPA; this is encoded by the exons ATGGATCGTAAATTAGCTGAAATATTCAGCTATTCAGAATCCTTGTACCAGCTATGGGAAGCGGTCAAGGAAATGTATGGCAGCCAAAACAATGCTGCACGGGTCTTCCAATTAAAGAAGGACATCTCCGATCTGCAGCAAGATGGAAAACCGTTTGTGCAACTCCTAGGAAGCATGAaaagcatgtggaatgagttggaAATCTATCGCCCTCATACAACCGACGCAACACTGCTACGAAAGAGagcagaagaagacaagatattTCAACTCTTGTCCAGTCTTGATTCAACGTATGAAGACCTTCGATGTCACATACTCATGAACATTAAGCTTCCTTCTTTCACCAGTGTGTGTGCGACGATTCAACGGGAAGAAGTaagaaggaaagtcatgaacaTAGGTACAACGACCAGTGTACCTGAGGCTAGGGCATATATAACCAACGAAAAAAGGTACAAAGGAAAACATCCGAACTTGAAGTGTCAACACTGCAATAATATAGGTCACGTCAAAGACACATGCTGGATTTTACACCCAGAGTTAAAGCCTGAGTTCATGAAGGACAACAAGGGTGTGCAAAGGATGAACCGTGCTCCACATCGAGCGAATCATGCGTCTACCTCCACCTCCAATGGGCCAGATCCACTCAAGAACTTCACAGCGAATCCAGCTGAACTCATGAACGAGTTTATGTCATATCTTCAAAGCAAGAAAGGAGTTGCTGGAAGTGATTGTGCTGATAGCATAGAAGAAGGGAACTCGACGACATTGCTCGGCAAGTTTGCAGGGTTCTTGGCAGACACGAAATCCGTACCCCAAGAGGACATGCAAG attcgggtgccacagatcatatgaccaaCCATGTGTCTAAGtctcaaaaatttgaaaaatttgcaaacccTTCTCAAGTTTCAATTGCAAATGGTGAGAATGTAAAG GATTGTGCCACCAAGAAAacgattggtgaagggtttTATTTAGATGGTCTCTATTACATATCAAAGAGCAATCCGAGAGGGTTTCAAGCCAAGCTCAACCACATTCAAGATAATCAATTGTGGCATCAACGTTTAGCTCATCCTTCTTCACCCATTTTGTCAACTCTATTTCCAAACTTAGGAAAGGATGATATTTCATGTGAAACATGCCACTTGTCTAAATCCACTCGACTACCTTTTAACTCTTCCTTGTCTAGAACTAGTAAGTGTTTTGAACTAGTTCATtcagatgtatggggaccaactAGTGAATCATTTGATGGATATaagtattttgtgatttttgtggATGACTTCTCTCGAGTCACATG CAAGTCAAATGAAATCACAGCCCAAGGGGATGGCATCTTGGATGTGTTCCCACTACCAAGAATTGAACTGGATGAACCACATCAACACGAGCTCAGTTATGTCAACGTTGATGATTCTCCCAATGAAGATAGCAATGAAGGGTCTCACTCTGAGGATACACTGCATGACAATTGTGACAATGAAGATAATGCGAACGA TTACCAGGAGCCTCAGAATTTCCACGAGGCCAACAGCCAAGAGGTGTGGAAAGAGGCAATGCAAGAAGAACTTAAAGCTCTAGATCAACACAATACctggagcatcaccaaacttccaaCAGGCAAGAAAGCAGTAGGTTGCAAATGGATTTATAAACTCAAATTCAAGTCAGATGGTTCAATTGAGAGACATAAAGCAAGACTGGTGGCTCGGggattcactcaaacatttgaggTGGATTACAAAGAAACGTTTGCACCTGtggccaaaatgaacacagtaAGAGTGTTATTGTCTGTAGCTGTAAACAAAGGATGGTCCATGTaccaaatggacgtgaagaacGCATTCTTGCACGGTAATCTCAAAGAAGAAGTCTATATGAAATTGCCACCAGGGCATCCACAAAGCAATGAACCGAATGTGGTGTGCAGATTGCACAAAGCCATTTATGGCCTAAAGCAGTCCCCACGAGCTTGGTATGCCAAACTGAGCTCAGTTCTCACTAGTGGTGGTTTCAAAAGCAGCAACGCCGATTCCTCACTATTTGTTCGCACAGGAGCTGTGGGCACATTAGTTGTgcttatttatgttgatgatctgaTAATTACGGGTGATAATACTGACGAGATCTCCACTCTCAAACAGTCTCTCAGACAAAGATTTGCAATTAAAGACCTTGGGATATTGAAGTACTTTCTTGGTATAGAAGTGGCAACCTTACACAAGGGACTGTTTCTTAACCAAAGAAAGTATGTCTTGGATTTGCTCAATGATGCTAACATGAGCGATGCTAAACCAGCCACCACTCATCTTGACAGTAAGCAAAAACCTAGCTTGAAGGGCACGCCACTCACGGATATCACCCATTATCAGCGATTGGTTGGAAAATTGATCTACCTCACAatcactagacccgacatcatCTATTCT gcaaCGCAATCGATCGTAAGTCCACCTCCGGCTATTGTACATTTGTCGGTGGAAACTTGGTCacctggaaaagtaaaaaagcAAATTGTTATCGCCAGATCCAGTGCCGAAGCTGAGTACCGTGCAATGGCTTCCACTGCGTGTGAGTTGATCTGGCTCAAGGGTCTTCTGTGTGATTTAGGATTTCCT GTGCAGTCGCAGGTAATTCAGACACGGTATACACGAAGCTTCGACCAGTTGGCCGACATTTTCACTAAGCCCTTGGCTTCTCATCGGTTTCAATGGCTTCTGTTCAAGCTTGGATCCATAAACCTtctggatccagcttga
- the LOC137718579 gene encoding probable glucan 1,3-beta-glucosidase A, with product MQQQYKAKHKRMAFNSRAWLLSIGLLFCMLSISSGRMPQNSGRVKAVNLGGWLVTEGWIKPSLFDGIHNKDFLDGTGLQFKSVTTGKYLAAELGGGSIIVANRTSASGWETFKLWRINETTFNFRVFNKDFVGLDVNGNGTQVVAVSKIPGSSETFEIIRKPDDLRRVRIKAPNGFFLQARSEVLVTADYARSTEWGNNDPSVFVITFSGKLEGEFQVTNGYGPKMAPQVMWEHWNTFIVEDDFHFISTNGLNAVRIPVGWWIASDPTPPHPYVGGSLHALDKAFLWALKYGLKVIIDLHAAPGSQNGFEHSSSRDGSQEWGQTDENIQQTVHVIDFLTSRYAKSPNLYAVELINEPLSPGASLQNVTKFYKAGYAAVRKHSSTAYVVLSNRLGPMEPRELFPLAKDFKRSVIDVHYYNLFVSTFDNMTVQQNIDFIYTNRSQQLNYVTTSNGPLTFVGEWVAEWNVKDATKADYQRFANAQLEVWGRATFGWAYWTLKNVNNYWSLEWMIKNGYIKLT from the exons ATGCAACAACAATACAAAGCAAAGCATAAACGAATGGCTTTCAACTCCAGGGCATGGCTCCTAAGCATAGGGCTCCTTTTTTGTATGCTGTCCATTTCTTCTGGGAGAATGCCTCAGAATTCCGGTCGAGTGAAAGCAGTTAATCTTGGAGGGTGGCTGGTTACAGAAGGCTGGATTAAACCTTCTCTTTTCGATGGCATTCACAACAAGGATTTCttg GATGGAACTGGACTTCAGTTTAAATCTGTCACAACTGGGAAATATCTTGCGGCTGAGTTGGGAGGAGGAAGCATCATAGTTGCAAACAGAACGTCAGCTTCAGGCTGGGAAACATTTAAA TTGTGGAGGATCAACGAAACCACGTTTAATTTCAGGGTCTTCAACAAAGATTTTGTGGGGCTTGATGTCAATGGCAATGGAACTCAGGTGGTAGCTGTTTCGAAAATACCGGGTAGTTCGGAGACgtttgaaatcataagaaaaccTGATGATTTGCGCCGGGTTCGAATCAAAGCACCGAATGGATTCTTCTTGCAG GCAAGATCAGAGGTGCTGGTGACAGCTGATTATGCGAGGAGTACTGAATGGGGAAACAATGATCCATCTGTTTTTGTGATAACATTTTCTGGAAAATTGGAAGGAGAGTTTCAAGTAACCAATGGTTATGGTCCAAAAATGGCTCCACAAGTTATGTGG GAACATTGGAATACATTCATAGTTGAGGATGACTTCCACTTCATATCAACAAATGGGTTAAACGCTGTGAGAATACCAGTTGGTTGGTGGATTGCAAGTGATCCCACTCCTCCACACCCATATGTTGGAGGTTCATTACATGCACTAGACAAAGCCTTCCTGTGGGCACT GAAATATGGATTAAAGGTAATAATTGATCTCCATGCAGCACCAGGCTCTCAAAATGGTTTTGAACACAGTTCTTCCAGAGATGGCTCTCAGGAATGGGGACAAACAGATGAGAACATACAACAGACTGTTCATGTCATTGATTTCTTAACCTCCAg GTATGCTAAGAGCCCAAACCTATATGCAGTTGAGCTCATCAACGAACCTTTGTCACCAGGAGCGTCCCTACAGAACGTGACCAAGTTCTACAAGGCTGGTTATGCTGCTGTTCGAAAGCACTCCTCCACAGCATACGTGGTGTTGTCAAACAGGCTAGGACCAATGGAGCCTAGGGAGCTTTTCCCCCTTGCCAAGGACTTCAAGCGTTCTGTGATCGATGTCCATTACTATAACCTCTTTGTGAGCACCTTCGACAACATGACTGTCCAACAAAACATAGACTTCATCTACACCAATCGGTCCCAGCAATTGAATTATGTCACCACATCGAACGGCCCTCTCACTTTTGTTG GTGAATGGGTGGCTGAGTGGAATGTTAAAGATGCAACAAAGGCGGATTACCAAAGATTTGCCAATGCTCAATTAGAAGTTTGGGGGAGAGCAACATTTGGGTGGGCTTATTGGACTCTTAAGAACGTCAATAACTACTGGAGTCTTGAGTGGATGATAAAGAACGGTTATATAAAACTTACTTAG